Below is a window of Sulfurimonas sp. DNA.
TTCCCGAGTAACGGATAAGATGGCGAATCCCTTTTTCATCCAGCTCTTTTAGTTTTACATCAAGTCCGTCTATCATATCAAGCGGTTTTTTGACTTTTACATTTATATTTACCAGCTTTTGCGGATAGAGCGCAAACGGGCGAAGAGCAATTGATGCTTTTTGATTTGTTCTGATTAAGAGAGCCAATATTTGAAGAGCGCAAACTAACCCGTCTCCCGTCTTTGCATAATCACTCACTATTACATGTCCGCTCTGCTCTCCTCCAAAATTAATACCCTCTTTTTTCATAATTTCTAAAACATTTTTATCGCCCACATCAGAGCGAAAGAGTTTTAGACCGTGAAATTTCATAAATTCGTCTAAACCTTGATTGCTCATTACGGTTGAAACTATACCTTTGCCTTTTAATACTCCCGTTTTATGCATATAAGCGCCAAGAGCCCCCAAGAGCTGATCTCCGTCAACCACGATTCCGTTTTCATCGACTACGACGACTCTATCTGCATCACCGTCAAGCGCGATTCCCAAATCTGCTCTATATTTAATAACATTTTCACATAAATCTTTTACATGCAAAGCACCGCAATTATCATTTATATTAAATCCGTCCGGTTTATTATGCAGAACTATTACCTCGGCACCAAGCTCCTCTAAAACAGTCGGACCTACTATATATCCTGCTCCGTTTGCAGCATCAAGAACAATTCTCATATTTTTTAAAGAGAGATCTCTGGGAAACGAATTTTTTAACTGAACTATGTAACGACCTATTACATCGTCGATTCTTTTTGCTTTTCCTATCTCTTTGCCTTTAACTTGAGCCTCTAAGAGCATATCTTCATTAAAATATATCTTCTCAATCTCCTCTTCGACATTTTGCGGAAGTTTATCCCCGTAGCTGTCAAAAAATTTAATCCCGTTATCTTCATAAGAGTTGTGCGAAGCACTTATCATAATTCCGGCATCGCAGCGCATATTTTCAGTAATATACGCAATTGCAGGAGTAGGCATAGGACCGATTTGGATAACATCATAGCCGATGGCGGTGAGTCCGCTCACTATTGCATTTTCTATCATATAACCGCTTCGTCGCGTATCTTTTCCGATTAAAATTTTATTGGTTTTTGAGTGCGCTTTAAAATATATCCCGGCAGCCATTGCTATTTTCATAGCAAGTTGTGCAGTCAAAAAGGTACCGGCTTCACCTCTGACACCGTCTGTTCCAAATAATTTCATGATATTTTCCAAAATTTAATGTGCTGTATTTTAACATAATTAGTCAATATTATTGAAATTATTATGATTCACCTTGGCTTTAACTTAATTTTAATTATATTTAAGCTAATATTCTGCACTAAATTTTTATGAGAAGGACTCATATGGCAAATCACAAGTCATCGGTTAAGAGAATTCGCCAAACTATCGTTCGTGCAGAACGAAATCGTTTTTACAGAACTCGTCTTAAAAACATTGTAAAAGATGTTCGTTCTGCAGTGGATGCAGGAAATAAAGAAGAAGCTACAACAGCTATGGGCGTAGCAAACAAACAAATTCAAAAATTTGTAAGCAAAGGTATCTTGAAAAAAGAGACTGCTGCAAGAAAAATCAGTCGTCTTCACAGAGCTGTAAACGCTATATAAGGTTAACTATTAATGTTAGCCGATAAACTTACCCCGTTTATCAACCGTTATAACGAACTTAGCAGATTGCTAAGTTCTCCTGACATAACTTCTGACATCAAAAGGATGACAGATCTCTCAAAAGAACAATCCTCACTTGAAGATATCGTAGAAAAAGCAAAAGAGTATAAGTCTGTAATTGCTCAAATCAGCGATACAAAAGAGATGCTTTATGATCCTGAAATGGCCGATATGGCAAAAGAGGAGCTCAAAGAGCTTGAGATGAGAATTCCATTGCTTGAAGATGATATAAAACTTCTGCTTTTACCAAAAGATCCAAACGATGATAGAAATATCATAGTTGAGCTTCGTGCGGGAGCCGGCGGAGATGAAGCGGCTATTTTTGTCGGAAATCTTTTTGAAGCATATACTCGCTATGCAGATCTTAAAGGGTGGAAAATTGAAATCATGAGCACATCCCCATCGGATGCCGGCGGTTTTAAAGAGGTTATTGCACTTATAAGAGGCGATCAGGTTTATAGCAGGTTGAAGTATGAAGGTGGAACGCACCGTGTTCAACGCGTTCCGGCAACAGAATCACAAGGTCGCGTTCACACTTCGGCAATAACCGTTGCAGTTATGCCCGAAGTAGATGATGTTGAGATACAAATTAATGAAAATGATCTTAAGATAGATGTTATGCGCTCAAGCGGATGCGGCGGGCAAAGTGTAAATACGACGGATTCTGCTGTTAGAATCACTCACTTGCCGACCGGTTTGGTAGTAACAAATCAAGACCAAAAATCTCAACATAAAAATAAAGAAAAGGCTATGAAAGTTCTAAAAGCCAGACTTTATGATCTTGAGATGCAAGAAGCGCTTGCAAAAGACAGCGCAAATCGTTCTGCGCAAGTCGGCACGGGTGATCGAAGCGGAAGAATCAGAACATACAACTACCCGCAAAATCGTATTTCTGACCATAGAATTACTTTAACACTCTATAGATTAGCCGAGATTATGCACGGTGGACTTCTTGATGAAATCATAGAACCGCTTATAGCAGATCATCAAGCTAAAATAGTTGAGGCTGCAGGACTCTAATTTTATAGTTTTACCGCTTCATTATGTTATGTACCATCGCAAAAAAGTACATAACATCAATTTATATTGCCTGTTTAGACCTCTAAATTTCCAAACTCGGTCACAAAAACCTTTTTAACCTCACCGCGAAATGTAATAGTTCTCTCATTCATACCCAAATAAAGTGTCTCACCGCTTCTCGGATAAACTTCTATATCATTAGCTACCTTTTTCTCCGTA
It encodes the following:
- the glmM gene encoding phosphoglucosamine mutase gives rise to the protein MKLFGTDGVRGEAGTFLTAQLAMKIAMAAGIYFKAHSKTNKILIGKDTRRSGYMIENAIVSGLTAIGYDVIQIGPMPTPAIAYITENMRCDAGIMISASHNSYEDNGIKFFDSYGDKLPQNVEEEIEKIYFNEDMLLEAQVKGKEIGKAKRIDDVIGRYIVQLKNSFPRDLSLKNMRIVLDAANGAGYIVGPTVLEELGAEVIVLHNKPDGFNINDNCGALHVKDLCENVIKYRADLGIALDGDADRVVVVDENGIVVDGDQLLGALGAYMHKTGVLKGKGIVSTVMSNQGLDEFMKFHGLKLFRSDVGDKNVLEIMKKEGINFGGEQSGHVIVSDYAKTGDGLVCALQILALLIRTNQKASIALRPFALYPQKLVNINVKVKKPLDMIDGLDVKLKELDEKGIRHLIRYSGTENKLRILLECKDAKKMSLQMDDMVEFFQKALNA
- the rpsT gene encoding 30S ribosomal protein S20, translating into MANHKSSVKRIRQTIVRAERNRFYRTRLKNIVKDVRSAVDAGNKEEATTAMGVANKQIQKFVSKGILKKETAARKISRLHRAVNAI
- the prfA gene encoding peptide chain release factor 1, with protein sequence MLADKLTPFINRYNELSRLLSSPDITSDIKRMTDLSKEQSSLEDIVEKAKEYKSVIAQISDTKEMLYDPEMADMAKEELKELEMRIPLLEDDIKLLLLPKDPNDDRNIIVELRAGAGGDEAAIFVGNLFEAYTRYADLKGWKIEIMSTSPSDAGGFKEVIALIRGDQVYSRLKYEGGTHRVQRVPATESQGRVHTSAITVAVMPEVDDVEIQINENDLKIDVMRSSGCGGQSVNTTDSAVRITHLPTGLVVTNQDQKSQHKNKEKAMKVLKARLYDLEMQEALAKDSANRSAQVGTGDRSGRIRTYNYPQNRISDHRITLTLYRLAEIMHGGLLDEIIEPLIADHQAKIVEAAGL